A single genomic interval of Sebastes umbrosus isolate fSebUmb1 chromosome 11, fSebUmb1.pri, whole genome shotgun sequence harbors:
- the LOC119496508 gene encoding chemokine-like receptor 1 isoform X2: protein MEKITTAPFHHINTTNVSHANGSLYDDDEYDKYAELKYSVRIISFVVYCLAFVLGVLGNGVVIWVTGFKMKKTVNTVWFLNLAVADFLFTAFLPLSVTYMAFDKQWAFKKFMYKIVFPLIVLNVFASVYILVVISVDRCVSVVWPVWARNHRSVRKASCVSLGVWVLALISSIPFFINRNTELFFEDLAMDITLLLLGFVVPFTVIVSCYAVIIHRIRRNRTLASQLSRPFKIIAAVITTFFLCWAPFHIIHLIDMVNFTLNNRTLRLVFTIGDPIATSLAFLNSGLNPLLYVFMGQDFKDRVRKSILNVLENAFQEEVSHSHTYKTSTVISRSKDKSVSDTVV, encoded by the coding sequence ATGGAGAAAATAACTACTGCTCCTTTCCATCATATCAATACAACAAATGTATCTCATGCAAATGGCTCTTTGTATGACGACGACGAGTATGATAAGTATGCAGAGCTGAAATACTCTGTCCGCATCATATCCTTCGTTGTTTACTGTCTGGCCTTTGTCCTTGGTGTGCTCGGGAATGGAGTGGTTATCTGGGTGACCGGGTTCAAGATGAAGAAAACCGTTAACACAGTTTGGTTCCTCAACCTGGCTGTGGCCGACTTCCTCTTCACAGCGTTCCTGCCCCTGAGTGTGACCTACATGGCTTTTGATAAACAATGGGCTTTTAAAAAGTTCATGTACAAAATTGTTTTCCCTTTAATTGTCCTGAACGTGTTTGCCAGTGTCTACATTCTGGTGGTGATCAGTGTGGacagatgtgtgtctgtggtgtggcCCGTCTGGGCCCGGAACCACAGAAGTGTACGCAAGGCGTCCTGTGTGAGTCTGGGTGTTTGGGTACTGGCTCTGATTTCCAGCATTCCATTCTTCATCAACAGAAACACTGAGCTTTTTTTTGAGGACTTGGCCATGGacatcaccctcctcctcctgggatTTGTTGTCCCCTTCACTGTCATTGTCTCCTGTTATGCTGTGATAATCCATCGTATCAGAAGAAACCGCACCTTGGCCAGCCAGTTAAGTCGCCCCTTTAAGATCATCGCCGCAGTTATCACCACTTTTTTCCTGTGCTGGGCTCCCTTTCACATCATTCATTTAATTGACATGGTCAATTTCACGCTTAATAATCGTACATTACGTCTTGTCTTCACTATTGGTGATCCTATAGCAACCAGCCTGGCCTTTCTCAACAGTGGCTTGAACCCACTGCTGTATGTGTTCATGGGACAAGATTTCAAAGACAGAGTTCGAAAATCCATCCTGAATGTTTTGGAGAATGCCTTCCAGGAGGAGGTTTCTCACTCTCACACCTACAAAACGTCTACGGTCATCAGCAGAAGCAAAGATAAGTCAGTTAGTGACACTGTGGTATGA
- the LOC119496508 gene encoding chemokine-like receptor 1 isoform X1, with the protein MRLYWCCRHILKRLMIIEKGLKTTMEKITTAPFHHINTTNVSHANGSLYDDDEYDKYAELKYSVRIISFVVYCLAFVLGVLGNGVVIWVTGFKMKKTVNTVWFLNLAVADFLFTAFLPLSVTYMAFDKQWAFKKFMYKIVFPLIVLNVFASVYILVVISVDRCVSVVWPVWARNHRSVRKASCVSLGVWVLALISSIPFFINRNTELFFEDLAMDITLLLLGFVVPFTVIVSCYAVIIHRIRRNRTLASQLSRPFKIIAAVITTFFLCWAPFHIIHLIDMVNFTLNNRTLRLVFTIGDPIATSLAFLNSGLNPLLYVFMGQDFKDRVRKSILNVLENAFQEEVSHSHTYKTSTVISRSKDKSVSDTVV; encoded by the exons ATGAGGCTTTACTGGTGCTGCAGACACATCCTCAAACGACTGATGATCATTGAGAAAG GTCTCAAGACAACAATGGAGAAAATAACTACTGCTCCTTTCCATCATATCAATACAACAAATGTATCTCATGCAAATGGCTCTTTGTATGACGACGACGAGTATGATAAGTATGCAGAGCTGAAATACTCTGTCCGCATCATATCCTTCGTTGTTTACTGTCTGGCCTTTGTCCTTGGTGTGCTCGGGAATGGAGTGGTTATCTGGGTGACCGGGTTCAAGATGAAGAAAACCGTTAACACAGTTTGGTTCCTCAACCTGGCTGTGGCCGACTTCCTCTTCACAGCGTTCCTGCCCCTGAGTGTGACCTACATGGCTTTTGATAAACAATGGGCTTTTAAAAAGTTCATGTACAAAATTGTTTTCCCTTTAATTGTCCTGAACGTGTTTGCCAGTGTCTACATTCTGGTGGTGATCAGTGTGGacagatgtgtgtctgtggtgtggcCCGTCTGGGCCCGGAACCACAGAAGTGTACGCAAGGCGTCCTGTGTGAGTCTGGGTGTTTGGGTACTGGCTCTGATTTCCAGCATTCCATTCTTCATCAACAGAAACACTGAGCTTTTTTTTGAGGACTTGGCCATGGacatcaccctcctcctcctgggatTTGTTGTCCCCTTCACTGTCATTGTCTCCTGTTATGCTGTGATAATCCATCGTATCAGAAGAAACCGCACCTTGGCCAGCCAGTTAAGTCGCCCCTTTAAGATCATCGCCGCAGTTATCACCACTTTTTTCCTGTGCTGGGCTCCCTTTCACATCATTCATTTAATTGACATGGTCAATTTCACGCTTAATAATCGTACATTACGTCTTGTCTTCACTATTGGTGATCCTATAGCAACCAGCCTGGCCTTTCTCAACAGTGGCTTGAACCCACTGCTGTATGTGTTCATGGGACAAGATTTCAAAGACAGAGTTCGAAAATCCATCCTGAATGTTTTGGAGAATGCCTTCCAGGAGGAGGTTTCTCACTCTCACACCTACAAAACGTCTACGGTCATCAGCAGAAGCAAAGATAAGTCAGTTAGTGACACTGTGGTATGA
- the serinc2l gene encoding serine incorporator 1 — translation MGACLALCSVASCASCLCGSAPCLLCGCCPSSNSSTITRLVFSFFLLMGTMVSVIMILPGMEAQLSKIPGFCQGGSAIPGFENQVNCDVIVGYKSVYRMCFAMTCFFFLFFAIMIRVRSSKDPRAAIQNGFWFFKFLILVGITVGAFFIPDGKFHTVWFYFGVVGSFIFILIQLILLIDFAHSWNKVWVENADNSDNKCWFAGLLSFTILHYALAITAVVLFYVYYTQPDDCTEHKVFISLNLILCIIISIVSILPKIQEVQPHSGLLQPSLISLYTMYVTWSAMTNNPNRKCNPSLLSLVSNVTTTELPGDSTPGLPGESTPGQVQWWDAQGIVGLIIFLFCTLYASIRSSSNTTVNKLMQTEEGGGSGGEGVVGEDGIRRAVDNEEEKVSYSYSFFHFHLCLASLYIMMTLTNWYQPDTTTHAMQSHMPAVWVKMSSSWLGLGLYLWTLIAPLIFPDRDFN, via the exons ATGGGGGCTTGTCTGGCTTTGTGCTCTGTAGCAAGCTGT GCCTCCTGTCTGTGTGGCTCAGCACCATGTCTTCTGTGTGGCTGCTGTCCCTCCTCCAACAGCTCCACCATCACACGGCTGGTGTTCTCCTTCTTCCTGCTGATGGGTACCATGGTATCTGTCATCATGATCCTTCCTGGCATGGAGGCACAGCTCAGTAAA ATCCCAGGATTTTGCCAGGGAGGAAGTGCTATACCCGGTTTCGAGAACCAGGTTAACTGCGATGTCATTGTGGGCTACAAGTCTGTGTACCGCATGTGCTTCGCCATGACTTGCTTCTTCTTTCTGTTCTTCGCCATCATGATTCGCGTCCGTAGCAGCAAGGACCCACGTGCAGCTATTCAAAATGG GTTCTGGTTCTTTAAATTTCTGATCCTGGTTGGGATTACAGTGGGAGCTTTCTTCATCCCTGATGGAAAATTTCATACCG TGTGGTTTTACTTCGGAGTCGTGGGATCCTTCATCTTCATTCTAATCCAACTTATTCTTCTCATCGACTTTGCCCACTCCTGGAACAAGGTGTGGGTAGAAAATGCTGACAATAGTGACAACAAATGCTGGTTTGCAG GCCTGCTGTCTTTCACCATCCTCCACTACGCACTGGCTATCACTGCCGTGGTGCTTTTCTACGTTTACTACACACAGCCAGACGACTGCACAGAGCACAAGGTCTTCATCAGCCTCAACCTGATCTTGTGCATCATCATCTCCATTGTCTCCATCCTGCCCAAGATACAG GAAGTCCAGCCACACTCCGGTTTGCTCCAGCCTTCACTCATCTCCCTCTACACCATGTATGTCACTTGGTCTGCAATGACCAACAATCCAA ATCGAAAGTGTAATCCCAGCCTGTTGAGTCTAGTGTCAAACGTCACCACCACTGAACTGCCTGGTGACAGCACCCCTGGACTGCCTGGTGAAAGCACCCCTGGACAGGTGCAGTGGTGGGACGCTCAGGGCATTGTTGGTCTGatcatcttcctcttctgcACTCTATATGCCAG TATCCGCTCGTCCAGTAACACCACGGTAAACAAGCTGATGCAGACGGAGGAGGGCGGAGGGTCAGGTGGAGAGGGAGTGGTGGGAGAGGACGGCATACGCAGGGCCGTGGACAACGAGGAGGAGAAAGTCTCTTACAGCTACTCCTTTTTCCACTTCCACCTCTGTTTGGCCTCCCTGTACATCATGATGACTCTCACCAACTGGTACCA ACCGGACACCACCACCCATGCCATGCAGAGTCACATGCCAGCTGTGTGGGTGAAGATGAGCTCCAGCTGGCTAGGCCTGGGGCTCTACCTCTGGACCCTCATCGCCCCTCTCATCTTCCCCGACAGGGATTTCAACTGA
- the LOC119496509 gene encoding chemokine-like receptor 1, translated as MEKITIAPFYHINTTDVSHANGSLYGKYAELKKSLKIMSLIVFCLAFVLGVLGNGVVIWVTGFKMKKTVKTVWFLNLAVADFFFIAILALFVTYTALDFHWPFGKFMCKLRITITVLNFFASVYILMVISVDRCVSVVLPVWAQNHRSVRKASCVSLGVWVLALILSTPYFIFSDTKTFDKDVTFCSTDFPLSDNETSSVIQLRVEAMTITRFLLGFVVPFTVIVSCYAVIIHRIRRNRTLASKSSRPFKIIAAVITTFFLCWAPIHIMDLIEMVNSRPTYPSETLHLVTTIGYPIAESLAFLNSGLNPLLYVFMGQDFKDRVRKSILNVLENAFQEEVSHSHTYKTSTVISRSKDKSVSDTVV; from the coding sequence ATGGAGAAAATAACTATTGCACCTTTCTATCACATCAATACAACAGATGTATCTCATGCAAATGGCTCTTTGTATGGCAAGTATGCAGAGCTGAAAAAGTCTCTCAAGATCATGTCCctcattgttttctgtctggCCTTTGTCCTTGGTGTGCTCGGGAATGGAGTGGTTATCTGGGTGACCGGGTTCAAGATGAAGAAAACCGTTAAAACAGTTTGGTTCCTCAACCTGGCTGTGGCCGACTTCTTTTTCATAGCAATTCTGGCCCTGTTTGTGACCTACACAGCTTTGGATTTCCACTGGCCTTTTGGCAAGTTCATGTGCAAACTTCGTATCACTATAACCGTCCTGAACTTCTTTGCCAGTGTCTACATTCTGATGGTGATCAGTGTGGacagatgtgtgtctgtggtgttgCCCGTCTGGGCCCAGAACCACCGGAGTGTACGCAAGGCGTCCTGTGTGAGTCTGGGTGTTTGGGTACTGGCTCTGATTCTCAGCACTCCATACTTCATCTTCAGTGACACTAAGACTTTTGATAAGGACGTCACCTTCTGCTCCACCGACTTTCCTCTTTCTGATAATGAAACATCGTCTGTGATACAGCTTCGTGTTGAGGCCATGACCATCACTCGCTTCCTCCTGGGATTTGTTGTCCCCTTCACTGTCATTGTCTCCTGTTATGCTGTGATAATCCATCGTATCAGAAGAAACCGCACCCTGGCCAGCAAGTCAAGTCGCCCCTTTAAGATCATCGCCGCAGTTATCACCACTTTTTTCCTGTGCTGGGCTCCCATTCACATCATGGACTTAATTGAGATGGTCAATTCCAGGCCTACTTATCCTAGTGAAACATTACACCTTGTCACCACTATTGGGTATCCTATAGCAGAGAGCCTGGCCTTTCTCAACAGTGGCTTGAACCCACTGCTGTATGTGTTCATGGGACAAGATTTCAAAGACAGAGTTCGGAAATCCATCCTGAATGTTTTGGAGAATGCCTTCCAGGAAGAGGTTTCTCACTCTCACACCTACAAAACGTCTACGGTCATCAGCAGAAGCAAAGATAAGTCAGTTAGTGACACTGTGGTATGA